In Doryrhamphus excisus isolate RoL2022-K1 chromosome 21, RoL_Dexc_1.0, whole genome shotgun sequence, a single genomic region encodes these proteins:
- the pi15a gene encoding peptidase inhibitor 15-A produces MQPHFLAFVFLCTQCGTSALAVDADAATDAPSPASQMANFTGIGAGAGTDTSKSRRKRYISQNDMVAILDYHNKVRGKVFPPASNMEYMVWDDNLAKSAENWAHACLWEHGPSHLLRFLGQNLSVRTGRYRSILQLVKPWYDEVRDYSFPYPRDCNPRCPLRCYGPMCTHYTQMVWATTNKVGCAVHTCHNMNVWGSVWKRATYLVCNYSPKGNWIGEAPYKVGVPCSACPPSYGGSCSNNMCFPALKTNYLHWFK; encoded by the exons ATGCAGCCTCACTTCCTTGCCTTCGTATTTCTGTGCACGCAATGCGGAACAAGTGCGCTGGCTGTGGACGCGGACGCCGCTACCGACGCGCCATCCCCGGCGTCACAAATGGCCAATTTCACCGGCatcggagccggagccggaacCGACACTTCTAAAAGCAGGAGGAAGCGGTACATTAGCCAGAACGACATGGTGGCCATTCTTGATTACCACAACAAAGTGCGAGGCAAGGTGTTCCCTCCCGCGTCCAACATGGAGTACATG gtgtgggATGACAATCTGGCCAAGTCAGCTGAGAACTGGGCCCACGCCTGCCTGTGGGAGCACGGCCCGTCTCACCTCCTCAGGTTTCTGGGTCAGAATCTCTCCGTCAGGACAGGACG TTATCGATCCATCCTCCAGCTGGTGAAGCCGTGGTACGACGAGGTCAGGGATTATTCTTTTCCTTACCCCCGCGACTGCAACCCCCGATGCCCCCTCAGATGCTACGGCCCCATGTGCACCCATTATACACAG ATGGTGTGGGCCACCACCAACAAAGTGGGCTGTGCCGTTCACACGTGCCACAACATGAACGTTTGGGGTTCCGTGTGGAAGCGGGCCACGTATTTGGTCTGCAACTACTCGCCAAA GGGCAACTGGATCGGAGAGGCTCCCTACAAAGTCGGGGTGCCCTGTTCCGCCTGCCCCCCCAGCTACGGGGGCTCGTGCAGCAACAACATGTGCTTCCCCGCCCTGAAGACAAACTACCTGCACTGGTTCAAATAA
- the crispld1a gene encoding cysteine-rich secretory protein LCCL domain-containing 1 — MRLSSAKRPEGMSLLLLLLLTQRTVSMAMHPNATGWQHILDKYLDEDGDWWQAKQRGRRAITDTDAQLILDLHNKLRGQVYPPASNMEYMEWDTELERTAEEWAETCLWEHGPAGLLPQIGQNLGAHWGRYRPPTFHVQAWYDEVRDYSYPYPQECNPYCPLRCSGPVCTHYTQLVWATSSRVGCAVNLCYNMNVWGQIWAKAVYLVCNYSPKGNWLGYAPYKHGTPCSACPPSYGGGCKDNLCYKGGYTNPPPEEREENNFIEPEQVRTTQQIRPRVSRPETPSLPAPAPTKPPTELLPKNEVVNTQQMSQLVTCDTKLRDQCKGTTCNRYECPAGCLDATGKVVGTVYYEMQSSVCRAGLHAGVIDNDGGWMDVSRQGRKDFFIKSNKNGVQSLGKYQSANSFTVSRVAVKAITCEITVAQLCPYQRPAKHCPRLYCPRNCLEENPNISRVIGTNIYSDKSSICRAAVHAGVIRNVAGGYIDVMPVDKRKLYIASNQNGVISESLQNPAGGKAFRVFAVI; from the exons ATGAGACTTTCATCGGCAAAGCGGCCTGAAGGGATGTCCCTGCTGCTCCTGCTATTGCTCACCCAGAGGACCGTTTCCATGGCGATGCATCCCAACGCCACGGGTTGGCAGCACATCCTGGACAAGTACCTGGACGAGGACGGCGACTGGTGGCAGGCCAAGCAGCGGGGAAGGCGGGCCATCACCGACACCGACGCTCAGCTCATATTGGACCTTCACAATAAACTCCGAGGTCAGGTGTACCCCCCCGCATCCAACATGGAGTACATG GAATGGGACACGGAGTTGGAGCGCACGGCAGAGGAGTGGGCCGAGACCTGTCTGTGGGAGCACGGTCCTGCAGGTTTACTGCCACAGATCGGGCAGAATCTGGGCGCTCACTGGGGGAg GTATCGGCCCCCCACCTTCCATGTTCAAGCCTGGTACGATGAAGTGAGGGACTACTCCTACCCCTACCCTCAGGAGTGCAACCCCTACTGCCCATTACGATGCTCTGGCCCCGTCTGCACGCATTACACCCAg CTGGTATGGGCCACCAGCAGTCGCGTTGGCTGTGCCGTCAACTTGTGCTACAATATGAACGTGTGGGGGCAGATCTGGGCCAAAGCCGTGTATCTGGTGTGCAACTATTCACCAAA GGGTAACTGGTTGGGCTACGCGCCCTACAAACACGGGACCCCCTGTTCCGCGTGCCCTCCCAGCTACGGAGGCGGCTGCAAGGACAACCTGTGCTACAAAG GTGGCTACACCAACCCCCCGCCAGAGGAAAGAGAAGAAAACAACTTTATTGAGCCCGAGCAAGTCCGTACCACACAGCAGATCCGGCCCCGGGTTTCCAGACCTGAGACTCCCAGTCTTcctgcccccgcccccaccaagCCCCCCACAGAGCTGCTGCCAAAGAATGAAGTGGTCAACACACAGCAGATGT CTCAGCTGGTGACGTGTGACACAAAGCTTCGAGATCAGTGCAAAGGAACCACCTGCAACAG GTACGAGTGCCCGGCCGGATGCTTAGACGCGACAGGAAAAGTGGTCGGGACGGTTTACTACGAAATG CAATCCAGCGTGTGCCGGGCCGGCCTACACGCCGGCGTCATCGACAATGACGGAGGGTGGATGGATGTCTCAAGACAAGGGAGGAAGGACTTTTTCATCAAGTCCAACAAAAATGGAGTTCAGTCGCTGGG GAAATATCAGAGCGCTAATTCATTCACAGTCTCCAGAGTAGCAG TCAAAGCAATCACATGCGAGATAACAGTCGCGCAACTGTGTCCGTACCAACGGCCTGCCAAGCACTGCCCCAG GTTATACTGCCCAAGGAACTGTTTAGAAGAGAACCCAAACATATCCAGAGTCATCGGCACCAACATATACTCCGAT AAATCAAGTATTTGTCGGGCGGCGGTCCACGCCGGGGTCATTCGGAACGTCGCAGGTGGTTACATCGACGTGATGCCGGTAGACAAGCGGAAACTCTACATAGCGTCCAATCAAAATGGCGTCATCTCAGAAAG TCTTCAGAACCCGGCCGGAGGGAAGGCGTTTCGAGTGTTCGCCGTGATTTGA